Below is a genomic region from Henckelia pumila isolate YLH828 chromosome 3, ASM3356847v2, whole genome shotgun sequence.
GACATGATAACTTGATTTGACAAAATTCACAGGATTGTTACAGACATCCCAGGAACCACGGATTCCTCGTTTGGTATGCGAAAACCCATTTTgactaatattatatatttactaatttattattattattgataatataaaatcaataataacatataatcaagaaaacaataaaatataatacaatACTATATATAAAACAGGGAAAGAAGCAGTAAGCTACGAAATGCCGAGGCCGAACATCGGAATCCACAGGTTCATATTCCTGCTGTTCAAGCAGAAGAAGAGACAATCGGTGATGAAACAGCCGGTCTGCCGGGACGGATTCAATGCGAGGAAGTTTGCTGAGGAGAATGAGTTGGGTCTTCCCGTCGCCGCCGTCTTCTTCAACTGCCAGCGGGAAACTGCTGCAAGAAAGCGTTAGAGGCTTCCTAGGTTTTCACTTGAGTATCATAAATATTGTTGCAACATGTGTTCCAAGCTGATCGTCTTGTACTGCCTTGATTTTAACTATTTGCATAAGTTTAATgggcaaaataaaataatttgtggggtcattcaaataaaaaatatgtgaaaatattttttttggtccattaacttgtgcatgtttttgtttttattcattaatttttcaaaatatgttttgttacactgacttttaattttcagtaattttggtccaactgcacaAGTGTCAGCTAGATATTGACACACGTCATCATTCTCCGGGTGACGTGTGTTAATGTCTAGCTGATACAAATACAGTTGGATcaaaatcactgaaaattaaaaattagtttaccaaaaccaaaatttaaaaagttaatggaccaaaaccaaaacatggacaagtaAATGgagcaaaaaaaatattttccctaATTAAATCTTCATGAGCtgataattaaatatcaatactatatatgtttgtcaggttactgtttttttttttttacaaataaaaaaaaaatggtggCCAACTAAATTATCTAAGAATGGTATAAGGCATCTAACTACTTTGAAATCACTGTTaccaaaaaagaagaagaagaacatgTAAGTAATCAAGTACACAAATATGAAATATACATAGATATCTATGCTTCTAAGTATAGTATGACATCTTTAACTACTTTAAGCCATGCACGCCTGCCATTAATATTATGGATCGAATATATGTTATACGTACAAAAATCCCACTGAtacttttaattaattatcttaCAGTGCCGTTGAATGAGACAGCAGATGCATAGAGTATTTTAGGTAATTTTAACTGTCTGTTTTTGTACTTGTCTAAAAGATTACTCGTAAAACCGAAGGATAAAAAGTACACAGAAAATGTTGCTATCACCCCAAAGTTTCTGCTTGAATTGCATGCATTTTTCAATTATGGCAGCGGATTCGAAGGCTTTTTAGCGTTAAATTTGCTGTGAGGGGACAATTGATTCGCCAAGTGTGCTTGTTAATTAGCTAAAGGATTTGGAAATGACTGATGTATACATTtttgttgaaagttgaaactaTATACACCCAACTAATTATTGGTCTCGAGAAGATTTTACCTTgtctaattatatatataactcaAAATTTCTTCAAACTAGACGACAACCAAAATATAAGTTTCGATGACTCGAGTCGCTCGGCTAGCATGACAATTGTTGCTCAaggacaaaatatatatatatatatacattttcaaCTACCCAACCAATGTTGTTCAACTCGTCCCTGACAACTAAAACACAGTACCGTGTTTTAGTGAtacgaaaaattaaaaaacaactaaaaccgataccgggttttagtgatcGGGGACGAAGTAGTCAGAAATGATTGTGCAACTGAgaattactatatatatatatatatatataacaagatGTTAATATTGTGGCAATCAAACCAGAAGATCGTAGAGCTTATAACTTACATGAGTTGAAGAGGTGAAAGACAATAACACATGTATCACATTATATATGAAAGGGtccgtgtcctgatttaatatttaatgatcaaacaaccaggattaattaatgtaaacagcgaaaacgagttaaaaatttgcgtttgggcctacaaaaatttcggcatgacctattcgtaaataggacatcccaaaaatctgtacaacacaaccagcaatatatactcgaaaatagagtcacaactccaatttacaaacctatagccgcactggccaggactaaacacatgcagagccggcaaggctcgatcacacaaataacaattcaaaacaaggtccaaaactatttatacagatacacagggcatcaccccggcaaatataaaactcgctaaactgatatatatacatatatctgggaactcgactccacgctcgcctcactgggtaccactagatgacgctccaccagatgcgtcaaatccccctggataacctgctatggaatcacaaacaaccacaacataaaaagaaaacaggggtcggaccccagtacgacgaactataaaaattacgacaaatataactgacatgaataaaatcaagtacaatgcaatgaaatgcaatgtaatgcgtgacaggtatttatgaaataagggataccaaaaggagtccaaataatcgtatcacaataaactcagtggccacccgtgccaggaatgcagcagacctcgaatcatcactgctaatccatacacgtagcatcggagggtgacaggagcgacccgtccagcctcatgctgtcatcaggagtgtcgtacgtagcatcgagAGCACGGTTGCTACCCGCTCGGTCTCGTGCTAACTCAGGAGTGCAATaaataatgtcactcgctccatcgatgactcaatacatctcaagagatcaatatcaatagcaatcaaaggagtcaaggctcaacgtgctatgaaaaattagtaaaatgagtgaatgcaatcatataatccacataagcacataaaacatgttatcactcattacaaaatacttaatatcattacatgccattataggcatcgtaatataaacagctcatacgtacctaACCAATTCTTAATTTACCATAGA
It encodes:
- the LOC140891515 gene encoding CEN-like protein 2 isoform X2 yields the protein MSVTYNLNKHVYNGYEHFPSTVASKPRVEVHGGDLRSFFTLVNNIMTDPDVPGPSDPYLREHLHWIVTDIPGTTDSSFGKEAVSYEMPRPNIGIHRFIFLLFKQKKRQSVMKQPVCRDGFNARKFAEENELGLPVAAVFFNCQRETAARKR